Proteins encoded in a region of the Esox lucius isolate fEsoLuc1 chromosome 9, fEsoLuc1.pri, whole genome shotgun sequence genome:
- the LOC117594921 gene encoding uncharacterized protein LOC117594921: MSRDYREGDTTMVLRTTGSVFVVFLWSLTGVAVVLGQSVKYTSESICALKGSTVDLSCSYTNPWGYTVTGTEWYYWKHGIWTKILDNSAGRVSYRGNMYNDCTLRITDLREEDSGSYYFRFTTGYSWTSGSQIVLSVTDLQVNVGWYNERTLTCSSSCSLSYKTTYIWYNNGQSVGGDSSSLFLYDFSDRNSYSCGFKGHENLLAPAVCKGSYCVKYTSQSICVLKGSTVDLSCSYTYHSHQDVKTTEWYYQKNGNWKEIVDYSTGRVLYLGNKDKDCTLRITDLRETDSASYFFSFKTGYHWTTGSHITMSVTDLQVEVTGEDIKTLTCRTTCSLTSNPTYIWYKNGQPVVEGNSSFYCVSVDMFK, from the exons ATGTCTAGAG ACTACAGGGAGGGAGATACGACAATGGTCTTGAGAACAACAggaagtgtgtttgtggtctTTCTTTGGTCTTTGACAG GTGTTGCAGTGGTACTGGGTCAGAGTGTGAAGTACACCTCTGAGAGTATCTGTGCCTTGAAGGGGTCAACAGTGGACCTGTCCTGCTCTTACACAAATCCCTGGGGTTACACAGTCACAGGAACCGAATGGTATTACTGGAAACATGGAATCTGGACTAAAATCTTAGATAATTCTGCTGGTCGTGTATCGTATCGTGGGAATATGTACAATGACTGTACCCTGAGaatcacagacctgagagaggAGGACTCAGGATCATATTACTTCAGATTTACAACTGGATATTCATGGACATCTGGATCACAGATTGTCCTGTCTGTCACAG ATCTGCAGGTGAATGTGGGTTGGTACAATGAAAGGACTCTGACCTGTAGTTCATCCTGTTCTCTGTCTTACAAAACCACCTACATCTGGTATAATAATGGACAAAGTGTTGGAGGGGACTCTTCTAGCTTGTTTTTGTACGACTTTAGTGATAGAAACAGTTACTCCTGTGGTTTTAAAGGCCATGAGAACCTACTGGCTCCTGCAGTGT GTAAGGGAAGTTATTGTGTGAAGTACACCTCTCAGAGTATCTGTGTCTTGAAGGGGTCAACAGTGGACCTGTCCTGCTCTTACACATATCACAGTCATCAAGATGTCAAGACAACAGAATGGTATTATCAGAAGAATGGAAACTGGAAAGAAATTGTAGATTATTCTACAGGTCGTGTATTGTACCTTGGGAATAAGGACAAAGACTGTACACTGAGaatcacagacctgagagagactgactcaGCATCatatttcttcagttttaaAACTGGTTATCATTGGACAACTGGATCACATATCACCATGTCTGTCACAG ATCTCCAAGTGGAGGTGACTGGTGAAGATATAAAGACACTGACCTGTAGAACCACCTGTTCTCTGACTAGTAaccccacctacatctggtacaagaatGGACAACCTGTTGTAGAGGGCAATTCCAGCTTTTAT tgtgtgagtgtggacatGTTCAAATGA